A portion of the Pleuronectes platessa chromosome 15, fPlePla1.1, whole genome shotgun sequence genome contains these proteins:
- the mogat2 gene encoding 2-acylglycerol O-acyltransferase 2 — protein sequence MRVDFAPLDVPLQRRLQTATVLQWVYSFLGLAPTCIFLFFYLLFTRYWLISVLYATWWYFDYDTPTRGGRRAPFICGLKFWGYMRDYFPVKLVKTADLDPRHNYVFGFHPHGVLVAGAFTNFCTYATGFRQLFPGITSYMLMLPLWFRAPFFRDYIMCAGLIPSDKESASYPLSRKGTGNAVVIAVGGAPEALDAHPGTYNVMMAKRKGFIKMAMEHGAHLVPVFSFGENELFDQVDNTRGTWLRWTQERLQSIMGISLPLFHARGIFQYSFGLMPYRKPINTIVGRPIKVERNIKPTVEELDALHQLYMDELSSLFEEHKVNYGVDKDTHLNFV from the exons ATGAGAGTTGATTTtgccccactggacgtgccccTCCAGAGGAGACTGCAGACGGCCACGGTGCTGCAGTGGGTCTACTCTTTTCTTGGCCTGG CACCCACCTGcatcttcttgttcttctaCCTGCTCTTCACTCGCTACTGGCTGATCAGTGTGCTGTACGCCACCTGGTGGTACTTTGATTATGACACCCCAACACGAGGAGGCCGCAGGGCGCCTTTTATTTGTGGCCTCAAATTTTGGGGATACATGCGGGATTACTTCCCCGTCAAG CTGGTGAAGACAGCTGACTTGGATCCCAGGCACAACTACGTCTTCGGCTTCCATCCCCATGGCGTGCTGGTGGCAGGAGCCTTCACTAACTTCTGCACCTACGCCACAGGATTCAGGCAGCTGTTCCCTGGCATCACCAGCTACATGCTCATGTTGCCCCTTTGGTTCAGAGCCCCGTTCTTCAGAGACTACATCATGTGTGCAG GTTTGATTCCATCTGACAAAGAGAGCGCCAGCTATCCGCTCTCCAGAAAGGGAACCGGTAACGCTGTTGTAATAGCGGTCGGTGGGGCCCCAGAGGCCCTCGATGCTCACCCTGGGACCTACAATGTGATGATGGCCAAGAGGAAAGGCTTCATCAAGATGGCCATGGAGCATGG agCCCATCTGGTGCCGGTCTTTTCCTTCGGGGAGAATGAATTGTTCGATCAGGTGGACAACACGAGAGGAACGTGGCTGCGGTGGACACAGGAACGATTACAAAGCATCATGGGtatctccctgcctctcttccATGCACGTGGCATTTTCCAGTACTCCTTTGGTCTCATGCCCTACCGAAAACCCATCAATACAATAG tgGGGCGGCCGATAAAAGTGGAGAGAAACATAAAGCCAACAGTTGAGGAGCTGGATGCCCTTCACCAGCTCTACATGGATGAACTCAGCAGCCTGTTCGAGGAGCACAAAGTCAACTATGGAGTGGACAAGGACACTCACCTGAACTTTGTCTAA
- the dgat2 gene encoding diacylglycerol O-acyltransferase 2, giving the protein MKTILAAYSGVLKGTGSSILSALQDLPVAFWPCRSKMEKHLQVLSVLQWVISFLALGAACTVLLIYTFCTDCWLIAAIYTAWLIFDWNTPKRGGRRSSWVRSWTVWTYFRDYFPIRLIKTHNLLPSRNYIFGYHPHGILCFGAFCNFGTEATGFSKKFPGIKPSLATLAGNFRMPVLRDYLMSGGICPVNRNSIDYLLTHNGTGNAVIIVVGGAAESLQCTQGMNIVHLRNRRGFVRLALQKGSDLVPVYSFGENDAYKQVIFEEGSYWRYLQKKLQKIIGFAPCLFHGCGLFFGNSWGIVPFCNPITTIVGEPITVPKIEEPTEEVVDLYHAMYIKSLQCLFDKYKTRFGLKESDVLYIQ; this is encoded by the exons ATGAAGACCATCCTGGCTGCGTACTCAGGCGTCCTCAAAG GGACCGGCTCCAGTATCCTCTCTGCCCTGCAGGACCTGCCAGTGGCGTTCTGGCCCTGCAGATCCAAGATGGAGAAACATCTGCAGGTcctctctgtgctgcagtggGTCATCAGCTTCCTCGCCTTGG GTGCTGCCTGCACTGTGCTGCTGATCTACACGTTCTGCACTGATTGCTGGCTTATCGCTGCCATTTACACGGCCTGGCTCATCTTTGACTGGAACACCCCAAAGCGAG GTGGAAGGAGGTCGTCCTGGGTGAGGAGCTGGACAGTGTGGACGTATTTCCGAGACTACTTCCCAATCAGG CTCATTAAAACCCACAACCTGCTGCCCAGCCGGAATTACATATTTGGCTACCACCCTCACGGCATCCTGTGTTTCGGCGCTTTCTGCAACTTTGGGACTGAGGCCACCGGCTTCTCCAAGAAATTCCCGGGCATCAAGCCCTCCCTGGCGACGCTGGCGGGAAATTTCCGCATGCCTGTGCTACGAGACTACCTGATGTCTGGAG GTATCTGTCCAGTGAACAGGAACTCCATCGACTACCTGCTGACGCATAACGGGACAGGAAACGCTGTGATCATTGTTGTGGGAGGGGCAGCGGAGTCTCTGCAATGTACACAGGGCATGAACATTGTCCACCTGAGGAACCGTAGAGGCTTCGTGAGGCTGGCCCTGCAGAAAGG GTCTGATTTGGTTCCAGTCTACTCCTTCGGAGAGAACGACGCCTACAAGCAGGTGATCTTTGAGGAGGGAAGCTACTGGAGATATCTCCAGAAGAAACTACAGAAGATCATAGGGTTCGCCCCGTGTCTTTTCCATGGATGTGGCCTCTTCTTTGGAAACTCCTGGGGCATCGTGCCTTTTTGCAACCCGATCACCACAATCG ttGGGGAGCCGATCACAGTGCCAAAAATTGAGGAACCAACTGAAGAGGTGGTGGATCTCTACCATGCAATGTACATCAAGTCTCTTCAGTGCCTTTTTGACAAGTACAAGACCCGTTTTGGCCTGAAAGAGAGTGATGTCCTCTACATCCAATGA